GATGACATTTTCCGATTTGACGGGAGTATCTCCTTTGGCGTGTGTCAGTGCACCCCATACGCAGGCTTGCTTGCCGAAGCTTTCTATATAACGGATATAGTGATCGGTGAAGGCGCGGAATTTCTCCACAACTTCCTTTTTGGCGTTTGAATATTCGTCGGTGCCCACATGGACTTTGTTGCCCCGGAATACAGGTTCTTCTCCTTCCAGATATTCTTTGAAAAGAGCGTCGAAGAAAGTATAAACCTCGGGATTAAATAAATCCAAATGATCCATGCCATATTCTTTACTTCCCAATTCCGGTTTATAATGACTGAAAGCCAAGGAGTGGGCGGGGATATCAATCTCCGGAATGATCTCTACATAGCTTTGTTCAGCCAATTTTTGCAGGTCGACGAATTCTTTTTTCGTATAATGTCCGTCCCGTGCCGTCAGTCCCGGATAAGTATCACATTCCAGGCGGAAGGCGGCATACGTTTTTGACCAGTCATGTTCGAAGTATTGTTTGAAGCCGTTATCGTTCAGGTGGATTTGCAAAGTGTTCATCTTGTAGTAAGACATAGTCTTTACATAATCCTGTAAGTATGAAAGCGGGATGAACTTACGGCCGCAGTCTATCATAAAGCCGCGAAGCGGATAGTCTGGGTAATCTCTCAGGGTTCCTTTCGGGAGCTGATGATTTTCTGACTGTTCGGCAATCTGAAGTAAGGTACGTGTACCCCAATATACACCGATATTTTCGGGGGCGGATAAAGCAACCCGGTCTGTGACGCGGATCGTATATCCTTCTTTTCCTAATTTCTTGTCGGTGCGGAGGGAAAAGATAAAGTCGCCGGCAGCTCCTTTCCCTTGCACTACTTCGAGCGAACGTCCGAACATTGTTTGATAGTCTTGGGCAAAGATTCGTGCGATGCGTTCAAGCTCCGGATTGTTGGCGGCATACACGATTTTTGTAGCCTCGGTGGGAACAAAAGCTCCGTCACTGCCTTTCCATTCTTTCAGTTCGGGGATAACAAAAGGTTTGGGATTTACGGAAGCATTGGCTCCGGTGGAAATAATAAGACATAAAGCTATTAGCCAGTAGAAACGATTGATATATTCCATGCTGTATTATATATAAAGTTAGTAAAGTATAAAACGTCATAAATGTAAGACAAATAATGGAATATACCACTACCAATTATGAATCTTTAAGTTCAAAGTTAAATGTAGTATGCAATCCGGTTCTCATTTTATTGGCCGATGAGTTGTTAATAGTTCCTTTTTAAGAACTTTTCAATATGTAATTGTTCTTTTTTATTCTAAAATCTATGTTATCTGTCTCCCGGAAATTTGTATAACTAGATTGATTTGTATTTCTTTGTATAATAATATACTAACCCCCCTTTTAATTACTTATGAAAAATAGAAAGATTTATTTAATGGGAGCCTGTTTGTTGTGTGGACTCACTTCAATTGCACAAAATGTAAGTTTACAGCCGCCCCCACAGCAACTCAATGAACAAGGTAAAACACTCAGTCTTCCTGCTATCTACCGGATAGAAGGTGAAAAAGAAGCAAACCCGCATGCGGTGAAAGCGTTGCAAGGTATCCTTACCGGCAAGCAAAGTACCAAGGAAGGAATCCGTATTTATATTGGTGAGAAGGGAGACAAAAGTGTACGTAAGTATAACAAGCTGATTCCCAAACATGAAGAAGGTTATTATCTGGCTGTCAATGATAAAGAAATCATATTGGCCGGCAATGATGAACGGGGCACTTATTATGCTATTCAGACATTCGCCCAATTGCTGAAAGAAGGAAAATTGCCGGAAGTGGAAATCAAAGATTATCCTTCTGTCCGTTATCGCGGTGTAGTGGAGGGCTTCTACGGAACTCCCTGGAGCCATCAGGCACGTCTTCGCCAACTGAAGTTTTATGGTGAGAATAAGATGAATACCTATATCTACGGTCCTAAAGACGATCCGTATCACAGCGCTCCCAACTGGCGTTTGCCTTATCCGGAAAAGGAAGCAGCCCAATTGCAGGAGCTTGTGAAAGTAGCCAATGAAAATGAAGTTGATTTTGTATGGGCTATTCACCCGGGACAGGATATCAAATGGAACCAGGAAGACCGTGATTTATTGCTCTCAAAATTTGAGAAGATGTATCAGCTCGGTGTCCGTTCCTTTGCGGTGTTCTTTGATGACATCTCGGGCGAAGGTACCAATCCTCAGAAGCAAGCTGAATTATTGAACTATATTGATGAGGCGTTTGTAAAGGCAAAGCCGGATGTAACTCCGCTTATCATGTGTCCTACGGAGTATAATAAAAGCTGGTCGAACCCCAAAGGCAATTATCTGACTACATTAGGTGAGAAACTGAATCCTTCTGTCCAGATTATGTGGACAGGTGATCGTGTGATTTCCGATATTACCCGCGACGGCATTTCCTGGATTAACGAACGCATTAAACGTCCCGCCTACATTTGGTGGAATTTTCCGGTATCCGATTATGTACGCGACCATTTACTGCTCGGACCTGTTTATGGCAACGACACCACAATAGCGAAGGAAATGTCCGGTTTTGTGACCAATCCTATGGAGCACGCCGAAGCCTCTAAGATTGCTATTTACAGTGTTGCAAGCTATGCATGGAATCCTACTAAATATGATACTTGGAAAACGTGGAAAGACGCTATCCGTACCATTCTTCCGGGGGCTGCGGACGAATTGGAATGTTTTGCCATGCACAATTCCGACTTAGGTCCCAACGGACACGGTTATCGCCGCGAAGAGTCTATGAATATTCAACCCGTTGCCAAACGTTTCCTTAGCAGTTATGTTGAGAGTGGAAAATATGAAAAAGTTGATTTTGACCTCTTGTGGGATACATTTGAACAGATGAAGGAAGCTGGCGATATCCTATTGGTGAATACAGAAAACGAGCCGTTGATTGTAGAAATAACTCCGTGGCTTCATCAATTCAATCTGCTGGCCGAAACCGGAGAAGAAGTACTGAAAATGGTCAAAAATGATTCGAAGTCTTTTTTCTTACGGAGATATAATCATGTGAAAGCTTTGCAGCAACGAATGTTTTATACCGACCAGAATTATAATCAGAATCCTTATCAACCGGGAGTGAAGACAGCCTCCAAAGTTATAAAGCCTTTGATTGACCAGATATTTGCGACTGCCGTAAAACGATATAATCAGAAGTATGGAGCCGATTTGGATGCCACAACAGATTATATGCCACATAAGCTTATCAGTAATGTGGAGCAAATAAAGAATTTGCCATTACAAATAAAGGCGAACCGCATACTTATCTCTCCGATGAACGAAGTCGTGAAATGGCCGGCAGGAAACTTCATAGAAATAGAATTGGATAATATCTATCCGGCAGAAAGTATAGATATTAATTTCGGAAAGAAGGAACCTTGTACATGGGGACGTTTTGAAATCTCCGCGGACGGTAAAGAATGGAAAACGATCGACTTGAAGCAGAAAGATGCCCGACTGACGGCCGGACTGCAAAAAGCCCCGGTGAAATTCGTTCGATTTACAAATGCGGGTAGTGATGAACAACAAGTATATTTACGCCAATTTGTGCTGTCGATAGAGAAAAAGTAGCCCTCGCCTACCAGAAGGGAAATGAGGTTCTTCTTTAAATTTGGTGGTAAACTTAATTAGGAAAATAATAATTTGATAGTCGATAGTATTCAACAATAATTTGATAGTCAATAGTATTCAACATTCTCCTCCTTCAGGAAGGAGGAGTCCCCGTAGGGGGAGGTGGTAGGTGAATGCGTAAGTCTGTTATTATCAGCATTGTGTATCCACCTACCACCCCGGCTTTCAGCCACCCCTCCTTCCCCGAAGGAGGGGAATGGAGATACCACCGACTGGTTAAATTACCACCAAATTTGGCGAAGAATCGGAAATGAGAAAAGCATTTCTCATATTCTCATTGTTTTTAGATAATTTGTTATTAATCAATATAAAAAAGTATGAGAAATACTTTTTCAATAAGGTATTTCTCATACTTTTTTAACCTAAAACCGATAAAAAACAGTCATTTCTCATACTGTTCGTATTGCATTTCTCATACTTCCCTTGTAGGTCCTCGTCAGAATCAAGCTTTACTTCAGTTAGTTTCAAGGCTTTGAAACTAAAGTTTCCATATAGGGAAACTAAAGTTTCACCGCCTTGAAACTATTGTTCCAAAGGCTTGAAACTAAAAGTTTCGAGGCAGTTATCCTTTCTTCGATTTACGATATTCCCGTGGTGACATTCCCATAATCTTGCTGAATAAGCGGGAGAAATAATAAGTATCTTCTATACCTATCTTATAGCATATCTGATTAATTTTCATATCCGTGGTGTCGAGTAAAAAACAGGCATGCTGTATTTTTAATAAATTGAAGTAGGTTACCGGGCCATGTCCTGTTTTCTTCTTGAACAGCATGGAGAAGTGAGAAGGAGAATACCCGATCTGGTCGGCTATATCTTGCAGGCTGAGGTGTTTCTCCATATTTTCTTTCATATAATGAATTGCCAGTTCGCTTATATTTTCATCTTCTGTTGAGTCATTATGTGTGGCAGCGTTGCGGAATTGCTGTATATAGCGTAGTGTTCCTAAATAAAAATGGAACATGGAGAACGCATAACGCAGGTTTTCATTGCTGTAACCATTCTTCAGAGTATTGAATATCTCCTCGAACAAGTTGATTCGTGTACTGATACGTGAATGTGATTCGGGCTGGATATCCATTGGACGGCTTGCTTCCTGAGCGTAAAAAGGAGCAAGGATACCTTTGAAGTGTATCCAGTAAATAGTCCATGGAGAAGATTTATTAGAAGCATAGGCATGAGGAACTCCCGCAGGAAGGATAAAATATTGATTGGCGGAAACGGTATATTCCTGTTCACCTATCCGATACCAACCGGCCCCGTCGATACAATAAATGAATACATATTGATTGATCGGTTCTTTTCGTTCCCGGAAGTGATGTTTGGCCTTCGGATAATATCCTATATCCGTGATATGGAGCATGGAGGTCAGAGGATCTTCCTCCAGTTTGTCAACAATCATTCGGGGAAGCACTAAAGCCCTTTCTCCGGTAAATCCATTTTTTAACTTTACCATAATATCATAGTATGTGATTCAACTGTTTTATGCAAATATATAGTAATGTATACTATTTATCAAATATAGGGCAAAAAAATAAGATTGTCTATCTTTATAAAATGAAATTCTATTTTTTGTCTACTCAACCGGTTCTATCTTTGCAATATTAATTAATCAATCTTCTAATGGTATGAAAAGTTATAATATGAAATCTTTCTTATTAATAGTATTATTGGGAATTTCCAGTATTTCTGCCGCCCAAAATCTGTTGGATTTGAGTGGAAATTGGGAATTGGCTTTAGATAGTACAGATGTAGGGGAGAAAGAGGGATGGTATCTGAAATCTTTCTCCGATAATATAAGTTTGCCTGGAACCACAGATTTGGCCCGGAAAGGGACTTCCAACAGACTCGTTCCCAAACTGGAAAAACCGCAGTTGCTTCGTCTGACCCGTAAGAACGCTTATGTAGGGGTCGCATGGTACAAGCGTGAGATTAATATTCCCAAAAGTATGGCAGGACAGCCGTTGGAGTTCTCTTTTGAAAGAGTCCTGTGGCAGAGCCGTTTATGGATTGACGGAGAAGAAGTGGCGGGTGCACAGGAAAGCTTGATCGCTCCTCATCGGTTTGTCATGCCGAAAGGTCTGTCGGCAGGTAAACATATAATAGCTTTACGTATTGACAATAGAAAGCGATATGATATTTCTGCAAACGACCTGGCACATGCTTATACCAATGACACTCAGATTATGTGGAATGGAGTGTTGGGTAAGATGAAACTGACTGCCCGGCAGAAAGTCAGTATTCAGCATGTGAATGTTTATCCTGATGTCAGAAATGGGAAGATACGGGTGGCGGTTACTTTGGAGAATAGCGGGCATAAACCGGAGAAAGTGAAACTAGCCTTGCAGGTCGGACAGCCTGAAGGTGGACAGAAGTTTGTAGAAAAAGAATTTCAGATTACTTTGCAAGAAGGCAGGCAGAAGCTCGAATATGATTATTCGCTGGGTACAGATATGAAGAAATGGGATGAATTTACTCCTGAATTATATAATTTGTCTGTAGTTTGCCGGTTTGACAGGAAGAAAACTGAACGGAAAGATGTTTCTTTCGGGATGCGCGAGATAGATAATGGTCAAGGCATCCTGACGGTCAACGGTAATAGAATTTTCCTGCGCGGAACATTAGAGTGTTGTATTTTTCCTCTGACAGGTACTCCGCCGATGACGGAAGAAGGTTGGATGAAAGTCTTTGCCACAGCCAAGGAGTGGGGGCTGAACCATTTGAGGTTTCATTCCTGGTGCCCGCCGGAAGCGGCATTTTGCGTTGCGGATAAGTTAGGTTTCTATTTACAGGTGGAACTGCCGAACTGGTCTTATACTATCGGCAAGGATGAGGCAATGACCCAATTTCTTTATAACGAATTTGACCGGATTGTCGAAGCGTATGGAAATCACCCGTCATTCTGCATGATGAGTGTTGGTAATGAACTCCAGTATGATTTTAAACTGTTGAATGACATGGTCAGATATATGAAAGGGAAAGATAGCAGGCGTTTATATACAACTTCGACTTTTACTTTCGAAAAAGGACATGGAGCGAAACCGGAGCCGGAAGATGACTTTTTTGTCACGCAATGGACAGATAAAGGTTGGGTGAGGGGACAAGGTATTTTCGATCAGGAACCACCTTGTTTCTATAAAGATTACAGTGCCGCCATGCAGGACATGAATGTCCCTCTTATCTCTCATGAGATTGGGCAGTATGCCGTATTTCCGAATCTAAAAGAAATAGAGAAATACACAGGAGTACTGGAACCTCTGAATTTTAAGGCTGTTAAACAGGATTTACAGAAGAAAGGATTATATTCGAAAGCGGAGGATTTTCTGGAAGCATCGGGAAAATTGGCGGTCTTGTTATATAAGGAGGAGATAGAAAGAGCGATGAAAACAAAGCAGTTCAGCGGTTTTCAGTTGTTGGATTTGCATGATTTCCCGGGACAGGGAACTGCACTGGTCGGACTTTTGGATGCTTTCTGGGATTCGAAAGGATTGATTGAGGCTTCTGCTTTCAGGCAGTTTTGTGCGCCTGTTGTTCCGTTGGCTCGTTTTGCTAAAGCGGTTTATTCCGGTGATGAGATGTTCTCTGCATCAATTGAAGTTGTCAACTATTCGAATGCGGCTATTGATAATAAACAGATAATGTGGCAGCTGGCTGATGAGGCGGGAACGCAAATCTCGAACGGCAGACTGAATGTGGAAAGTATATCCAAAGGAACAGTGACACAATGTGGAGATATCCGTGCAGAACTTAAAAGTGTACGGAAGGCTTCAAAGTTGTATCTCACGGTATCTGTAGAAGGAACTGAATGGAAAAATACGTGGCCTGTTTGGGTATATCCTCGTATCGAATCATTGAAGGTCGGAGATGTCCTGCTGACTCAAGATGTAGAAGAAGCTTTGGCTGCGTTGAAGCAAGGAAGAAAAGTTTTGTTTTCTCCGAAAATGAGTTATCTGAAAGGATTGGAAGGGAAGTTTCTTCCGGTCTTCTGGAGTCCTGTCCATTTCCCCAGACAGGCAGGAACAATGGGACTTCTGTGCAATACTCAACATGCGGCTTTGCGGCACTTCCCTACAGAAATGCATAGCAACTGGCAATGGTGGAATCTGGTGAAGAGGTCGAAAGTACTGGTTGTCGATTCGTTACCGCCGGTTGAACCGATTGTGGAATCTATTGACAATTTTACAAATAACAGAAAGTTGGTATCTGTCTTTGAAACAAAATGTGGAAAGGGAAAACTGATAATGAGTGCTATGGATATTCTTTCCGAGGGAAGCGACAAGCCTGAAATACAACAGATGCTTTACAGCCTGGTTACGTATATGAATTCTGAAAGTTTTGCTCCCCGGACGATGCTTGGCGAAGAGGATATCAGAAGCCTGATACTAAAGAATGAAGGTAAAGTGATAGAAACAAAAGCGACATCTATTTATAGGGGCTTGGACTAGAAAAAAAGGAGTACCGGGTGTTCGGTCGAAAGTCTAAAAAACAAGTTTGCAAAATCAATTAATCAATCAATCTTCTAATGGTATGAGAAGTTATAATAAAAAGTTTGTCTATTTTATCTGTTTAGTATCCGCAATGGGCGGACTTCTATTCGGCTATGACTGGGTAGTGATAGGGGGAGCGAAACCTTTCTACGAACTCTATTTCGATATAGCCGATGTGCCTGCCATGCAGGGACTTGCCATGAGCGTGGCTTTACTCGGCTGTCTGATTGGCGCTATGGTGGCAGGGATGATGGCAGACCGTTATGGGCGTAAACCTCTCCTGATAATTTCTGCTTTCATATTCTTGTCTTCTGCCTATGCTACCGGGGCATTTTCAGTATTTAGCTGGTTCCTGGCCGCCCGCTTTCTGGGAGGTATCGGCATCGGAATCGCTTCGGGACTTTCTCCTATGTATATTGCCGAAGTAGCTCCTGCCTCAATCAGGGGAAAACTCGTCTCGCTAAACCAATTGACAATTGTGCTCGGTATTCTTGGCGCTCAAATCACAAACTGGCTGATTGCGGAGCCTATTCCTGCAGACTTCTCTCTCGCGGATATCTGCGCTTCGTGGAATGGCCAAATGGGATGGCGATGGATGTTTTGGGCGGCTGCCTTCCCTGCTGCGATATTCTTGTTGCTGGCATGTTTCATTCCCGAAAGTCCCCGTTGGCTGGCGATGAAAGGGAAAGAAGGGAAGGCATGGAATGTACTCAGCAA
The nucleotide sequence above comes from Bacteroides caccae. Encoded proteins:
- a CDS encoding glycoside hydrolase family 2, encoding MKSYNMKSFLLIVLLGISSISAAQNLLDLSGNWELALDSTDVGEKEGWYLKSFSDNISLPGTTDLARKGTSNRLVPKLEKPQLLRLTRKNAYVGVAWYKREINIPKSMAGQPLEFSFERVLWQSRLWIDGEEVAGAQESLIAPHRFVMPKGLSAGKHIIALRIDNRKRYDISANDLAHAYTNDTQIMWNGVLGKMKLTARQKVSIQHVNVYPDVRNGKIRVAVTLENSGHKPEKVKLALQVGQPEGGQKFVEKEFQITLQEGRQKLEYDYSLGTDMKKWDEFTPELYNLSVVCRFDRKKTERKDVSFGMREIDNGQGILTVNGNRIFLRGTLECCIFPLTGTPPMTEEGWMKVFATAKEWGLNHLRFHSWCPPEAAFCVADKLGFYLQVELPNWSYTIGKDEAMTQFLYNEFDRIVEAYGNHPSFCMMSVGNELQYDFKLLNDMVRYMKGKDSRRLYTTSTFTFEKGHGAKPEPEDDFFVTQWTDKGWVRGQGIFDQEPPCFYKDYSAAMQDMNVPLISHEIGQYAVFPNLKEIEKYTGVLEPLNFKAVKQDLQKKGLYSKAEDFLEASGKLAVLLYKEEIERAMKTKQFSGFQLLDLHDFPGQGTALVGLLDAFWDSKGLIEASAFRQFCAPVVPLARFAKAVYSGDEMFSASIEVVNYSNAAIDNKQIMWQLADEAGTQISNGRLNVESISKGTVTQCGDIRAELKSVRKASKLYLTVSVEGTEWKNTWPVWVYPRIESLKVGDVLLTQDVEEALAALKQGRKVLFSPKMSYLKGLEGKFLPVFWSPVHFPRQAGTMGLLCNTQHAALRHFPTEMHSNWQWWNLVKRSKVLVVDSLPPVEPIVESIDNFTNNRKLVSVFETKCGKGKLIMSAMDILSEGSDKPEIQQMLYSLVTYMNSESFAPRTMLGEEDIRSLILKNEGKVIETKATSIYRGLD
- a CDS encoding beta-N-acetylglucosaminidase — translated: MKNRKIYLMGACLLCGLTSIAQNVSLQPPPQQLNEQGKTLSLPAIYRIEGEKEANPHAVKALQGILTGKQSTKEGIRIYIGEKGDKSVRKYNKLIPKHEEGYYLAVNDKEIILAGNDERGTYYAIQTFAQLLKEGKLPEVEIKDYPSVRYRGVVEGFYGTPWSHQARLRQLKFYGENKMNTYIYGPKDDPYHSAPNWRLPYPEKEAAQLQELVKVANENEVDFVWAIHPGQDIKWNQEDRDLLLSKFEKMYQLGVRSFAVFFDDISGEGTNPQKQAELLNYIDEAFVKAKPDVTPLIMCPTEYNKSWSNPKGNYLTTLGEKLNPSVQIMWTGDRVISDITRDGISWINERIKRPAYIWWNFPVSDYVRDHLLLGPVYGNDTTIAKEMSGFVTNPMEHAEASKIAIYSVASYAWNPTKYDTWKTWKDAIRTILPGAADELECFAMHNSDLGPNGHGYRREESMNIQPVAKRFLSSYVESGKYEKVDFDLLWDTFEQMKEAGDILLVNTENEPLIVEITPWLHQFNLLAETGEEVLKMVKNDSKSFFLRRYNHVKALQQRMFYTDQNYNQNPYQPGVKTASKVIKPLIDQIFATAVKRYNQKYGADLDATTDYMPHKLISNVEQIKNLPLQIKANRILISPMNEVVKWPAGNFIEIELDNIYPAESIDINFGKKEPCTWGRFEISADGKEWKTIDLKQKDARLTAGLQKAPVKFVRFTNAGSDEQQVYLRQFVLSIEKK
- a CDS encoding family 20 glycosylhydrolase, which codes for MEYINRFYWLIALCLIISTGANASVNPKPFVIPELKEWKGSDGAFVPTEATKIVYAANNPELERIARIFAQDYQTMFGRSLEVVQGKGAAGDFIFSLRTDKKLGKEGYTIRVTDRVALSAPENIGVYWGTRTLLQIAEQSENHQLPKGTLRDYPDYPLRGFMIDCGRKFIPLSYLQDYVKTMSYYKMNTLQIHLNDNGFKQYFEHDWSKTYAAFRLECDTYPGLTARDGHYTKKEFVDLQKLAEQSYVEIIPEIDIPAHSLAFSHYKPELGSKEYGMDHLDLFNPEVYTFFDALFKEYLEGEEPVFRGNKVHVGTDEYSNAKKEVVEKFRAFTDHYIRYIESFGKQACVWGALTHAKGDTPVKSENVIMNAWYNGYADPKEMIKQGYHLISIPDGLVYIVPQAGYYYDYLNTKSLYEKWTPAQIGKAVFEEKDPNILGGMFAVWNDHVGNGISNKDIHHRVYPALQTLAVKMWTGKQVTTPYDSFNEQRNLLSEAPGVNQLGRIGKAPGLVYEQAAVTPNRTLPYREIGYNYLVSFDIKGADEAKGTELFRSPDAVFYLSDPISGMLGFARDGYLNTFNYRIMPGEHATVGISGDNRVTRLHINGKIVEELNIQKRFYNGGKDSMNYVRTLVFPLQETGNFKSQITNLKVYRQ
- a CDS encoding AraC family transcriptional regulator: MVKLKNGFTGERALVLPRMIVDKLEEDPLTSMLHITDIGYYPKAKHHFRERKEPINQYVFIYCIDGAGWYRIGEQEYTVSANQYFILPAGVPHAYASNKSSPWTIYWIHFKGILAPFYAQEASRPMDIQPESHSRISTRINLFEEIFNTLKNGYSNENLRYAFSMFHFYLGTLRYIQQFRNAATHNDSTEDENISELAIHYMKENMEKHLSLQDIADQIGYSPSHFSMLFKKKTGHGPVTYFNLLKIQHACFLLDTTDMKINQICYKIGIEDTYYFSRLFSKIMGMSPREYRKSKKG